Proteins from a genomic interval of Fuerstiella sp.:
- a CDS encoding sulfurtransferase, translating into MGKAHSGRFLKIVDLARGKIRECTVEDIAERQKTSSDLRLLDVREESEFNKGHIPGAVHLGKGVIERDVEEKFPDTDTELFLYCGGGYRSALAALNLQLMGYTNVISMDGGFRGWKEANQPVTIPDSD; encoded by the coding sequence GTGGGTAAAGCACATTCCGGCCGTTTTCTAAAAATCGTGGACCTCGCTCGAGGTAAAATTCGCGAGTGCACCGTTGAGGACATCGCTGAACGGCAAAAGACAAGCAGCGATTTAAGGCTACTCGATGTGCGGGAAGAAAGTGAATTTAACAAAGGGCACATCCCGGGTGCTGTTCACCTTGGAAAAGGCGTAATTGAGCGAGATGTCGAAGAGAAATTTCCCGATACCGACACAGAACTTTTTCTCTACTGTGGAGGCGGATATCGCTCGGCACTTGCAGCACTGAATCTGCAGTTAATGGGATACACTAACGTGATCTCCATGGACGGTGGATTTCGAGGATGGAAGGAAGCAAATCAACCTGTCACCATCCCGGACTCTGATTAG
- a CDS encoding DUF2760 domain-containing protein, giving the protein MGRFGLALKILFNGHPARKFDAARSRQSPPVTQQATPEPTRSEAVTLLAAFRRDTRCVDFVQESIDGYNDAQVGAAVRDGHCGFRDVLKRMFDLRPIIDREEDGDILAPDPASARWHLIGNMGQSSRTVSGRLLHAGWKSLRCRVPEWSGSSSDTEVVSPAEVQVS; this is encoded by the coding sequence ATGGGACGTTTTGGTCTTGCACTCAAAATCCTGTTCAATGGTCATCCAGCGAGAAAGTTCGACGCCGCGCGGTCCCGCCAGTCGCCTCCCGTCACCCAACAGGCTACTCCCGAACCGACCCGGAGTGAGGCTGTAACCTTACTGGCCGCGTTCCGGCGTGATACTCGGTGTGTAGATTTTGTTCAGGAATCAATTGACGGATACAACGACGCACAGGTCGGAGCTGCAGTTCGCGACGGGCACTGCGGTTTTCGTGATGTCCTCAAACGTATGTTCGATCTTAGGCCAATCATTGATCGGGAAGAGGACGGGGACATCCTCGCACCTGACCCTGCATCAGCCCGATGGCATCTCATTGGTAACATGGGGCAATCGTCCCGAACTGTTTCCGGAAGGCTGTTGCACGCCGGCTGGAAGTCGCTGAGGTGCAGGGTCCCTGAATGGTCCGGCAGTTCCAGCGACACAGAAGTTGTATCGCCGGCCGAGGTACAGGTTTCTTAA